Proteins encoded together in one Pseudoroseomonas cervicalis window:
- a CDS encoding NAD(P)H-dependent glycerol-3-phosphate dehydrogenase, with protein MAFHDPAPYHRVAVIGGGAWGTALALAAQRSGRRTSLWVREAEAIAQIARTGRNPFLPDHAIPPAIATTADLAAALRGAELAVLVVPSQHLRGIAARVERLLPDGVPVVLCAKGIEADSGALMTQVIAEEMPGRPQAVLSGPSFAAEVAEDQPTAVTIAAAPGPDGIFAEGHHAARIAVSFASRHFRPYLSDDPVGVEVSGAVKNVLAIASGVIDGRGLGANPRAALLARGLAEISRLATALGGRAETVLGLSGAGDVMLTCSSTQSRNFSFGQALGAGRAPRTAQGAVVEGVANARSVLALAQRLGVAMPICEAVDRVVHHGLPVERAIAALLTGPLRAEPRGLEHRASIAHPALATPRRERVFA; from the coding sequence ATCGCGTTCCACGACCCCGCCCCGTATCACCGCGTCGCCGTCATCGGCGGGGGTGCCTGGGGCACCGCCCTGGCGCTGGCCGCGCAGCGCTCCGGCCGCCGCACCAGCCTCTGGGTGCGCGAGGCCGAGGCCATCGCCCAGATCGCCCGCACCGGGCGCAATCCCTTCCTGCCCGATCACGCCATTCCGCCGGCCATCGCCACCACCGCCGACCTCGCCGCCGCGCTGCGCGGTGCGGAGCTGGCCGTGCTGGTGGTGCCGTCGCAGCATCTGCGCGGCATCGCGGCGCGGGTCGAGCGGCTGCTGCCGGATGGCGTGCCGGTGGTGCTCTGCGCCAAGGGGATCGAGGCCGATAGCGGCGCGCTGATGACGCAGGTCATCGCCGAGGAGATGCCGGGCCGCCCGCAGGCCGTGCTCTCCGGCCCGAGCTTCGCCGCCGAGGTGGCGGAGGACCAGCCGACCGCCGTCACCATCGCCGCCGCCCCTGGCCCGGACGGGATCTTCGCCGAGGGCCATCACGCGGCGCGCATCGCGGTGAGCTTCGCCAGCCGGCATTTCCGCCCCTACCTGTCCGACGACCCGGTGGGGGTCGAGGTCAGCGGCGCGGTGAAGAACGTGCTGGCCATCGCCTCCGGCGTGATCGATGGGCGCGGCCTCGGCGCCAATCCGCGCGCGGCGCTGCTGGCGCGCGGGCTCGCCGAGATCAGCCGGCTGGCCACGGCGCTCGGCGGCCGGGCCGAGACGGTGCTGGGCCTGTCGGGCGCGGGGGATGTGATGCTCACCTGCTCCTCCACCCAGTCGCGCAATTTCTCCTTCGGCCAGGCGCTGGGCGCCGGCCGCGCGCCGCGGACGGCGCAGGGCGCGGTGGTGGAGGGGGTGGCCAATGCGCGCTCCGTCCTGGCGCTGGCCCAGCGCCTCGGCGTCGCCATGCCGATCTGCGAGGCGGTGGACCGCGTCGTGCATCATGGCCTGCCGGTGGAGCGCGCCATCGCCGCCCTGCTGACCGGCCCGCTGCGCGCCGAGCCGCGGGGCCTGGAGCACCGCGCCAGCATCGCGCATCCGGCGCTCGCCACGCCGCGGCGGGAGCGCGTCTTCGCATGA
- a CDS encoding HAD family hydrolase, whose translation MRGAAQTHPLNLVLATDLDGTFLGGSTAQRRALYEQINSRDDVLLVFVTGRDRDFIRALLREPGMPQPRYVIGDVGTSVFDGETLAPIPTLEAEIAARWNNAGARLAALLQGEPGLRLQPTPFRHRLSYYYDPALLQDSTLRKVEAEGFDVLTSADTYLDVLPRGIAKGPTLLRLVQALGLPAGRVLTAGDTMNDLSLFQTGLKGVAVGNSEPRLLEALRDWPETYRSALPGAAGILDAIRHFSLLPEAVA comes from the coding sequence ATGAGGGGCGCCGCACAGACCCATCCGCTGAACCTGGTGCTGGCGACGGATCTCGACGGCACCTTCCTCGGCGGCAGCACGGCGCAGCGCCGCGCGCTGTATGAGCAGATCAACAGCCGCGACGATGTGCTGCTGGTCTTCGTCACGGGGCGCGACCGCGATTTCATCCGCGCCCTGCTGCGCGAGCCGGGCATGCCGCAGCCGCGCTACGTCATCGGCGATGTCGGCACCTCGGTCTTCGATGGGGAGACGCTGGCGCCGATCCCGACGCTGGAGGCGGAGATCGCGGCGCGCTGGAACAATGCCGGCGCGCGCCTGGCGGCGCTGCTGCAGGGCGAGCCCGGGCTGCGGCTGCAGCCCACCCCGTTCCGCCACCGCCTCAGCTACTATTACGACCCGGCGCTGCTGCAGGATTCCACGCTGCGCAAGGTCGAGGCGGAGGGGTTCGACGTGCTGACCTCGGCCGACACCTATCTCGACGTGCTGCCGCGCGGCATCGCCAAGGGGCCGACGCTGCTGCGCCTGGTGCAGGCGCTGGGCCTGCCGGCCGGGCGCGTGCTGACCGCGGGCGACACGATGAACGATTTGTCGCTGTTCCAGACCGGGCTGAAGGGCGTCGCCGTCGGCAATTCCGAGCCGCGGCTGCTGGAAGCGCTGCGCGACTGGCCCGAGACCTACCGTTCCGCCCTTCCGGGCGCCGCCGGCATCCTCGATGCCATCCGCCATTTTTCCCTGTTGCCGGAGGCCGTGGCATGA